The sequence TTCCGCCCCCTCTGAGTAAAAACCTGCGTTTCCAAGCCCTTACCCCCGCATCATGCCCTCTGGTACGGTAGTTGCTGCCGTGCTGTGGCAGTCCTATCACCACCGAGAGGTCCATTCATGAAAGTATCGATGCCCAGCGGCTCCATGCACGGCTGGGGAGTTGCCGGAACCTACCTGGAACGAGAAATCGCCAAGCTACCCCCGGTCCCCGGGGTCACGCTGCACTGCATGTCGAGGTCTCTGGCCCCCCGCACTCAGGAGGACTGGAACGCCATAAACATCGGCTACTGCTTCTTCGAGGACAATATCGAGGTCCTGAACTTCACGCGTGAGGCGGCGAAAAAATGGGACTTCATCGTCGCCGGCTCCAAATGGTGCGAATACCAGCTGAGGATCGGCGGCGTGAAAAACTGCTGTACCATCCTCCAGGGGATCGACCCTGAACACTTCTTCCCGGTGCCGTTCCCCCCGCAGGACCGCTTCGTCGTCTTCTCCGGCGGTAAGTTCGAATTGAGAAAGGGACAGGACTTCGTCATCGCCGCCATGAAGGTGATGATGCAGCGGCACCCCGACGTCTACCTTTCCTGCAGCTGGACCAACCAGTGGCCCTTTTCGCTCGCCACCATGGCGGGGTCGCGACTGATCAACTACCGCCACGATGAGGTCGATTTCCTCAACCTGCCGGGGCGCTGCGCCCTGGAAAACGGCCTCGACCCCGCGCGCACCCTGGTGCACCCCCTGGTGGACAACACGATGATGCGTCGGCTCTTCTCCGAGACCCACGTAGGGCTCTTCCCGAACCGCTGCGAAGGGGGGAACAACATGGTGATGTGCGAATACATGGCGTGCGGCCGGAGCGTGATCGCCTCGGATTCATCCGGCCACGCCGACGTCATCAACCCCTCCATCGCCTACCCGCTCACCCGCTACGTCCCGATGGTGGTTGCCAGCGGCGGCGTGCAGAGCGCGGTGTGGGAGGAGCCGGTCCTGGAGGAGGTCATCGAGACGCTGGAGCGGGTCTACCGCAATCGTGACGAGCTCCCCGGCAAGGGGGCGCTGGCCGCGGAGGAGATGAAACGGCTCACCTGGGACGGCGCCGCGCGCCAATTCCACTACATCGCGACCAAGCTCGCCAACCGCGCCGAGCTCGCCCGCATGCAGGGGGCCTGAACCCATGGCCGGTGCTACCGACCCGGCACGGGAATTCGCCCGCGCCATGGAGCTGCAGCGCGCCGGTCGTCTGGCCGAGGCGGAGGCGATCTACCGCTCGCTGATCGCCGCGGGAGGGGCGCTCGCCGTGGACGCGCGCATCAACCTGGGCGCCATCCTCGACGAAACGGGGCGCCCGGTAGAGGCGCTCGATCAGTACCGATCCGCCCTCGCCGTGAGGAGGGGGGACCCGATCGCCCTCAACAACATGGGCTCGACCCTCTTCAGGCTCGGGCGCTTCGCCGAGGCGGCGCGCCAGTTCCGCCTGGCCCTCGAGAGGATGCCGGACGCGCCGGAGATCGCCGTCGCCCTTGGAGGCGCCCTGCAGCGCTCCGGCGACCTCGACGGTGCGCTCGCCTGCTTCAGCGACCTGGTGCGCCGCCGCCCCGACGACGCCGACGCGCACTGGAACCGCGCCCTCGCCCTGCTCCTCGCAGGCGACTTCAAAACGGGGTGGTCCGAGTACCAGTGGCGCTGGAAAAAGGAGAGCTTCACCTCCCCTCGGCGCGCCTTTGAAACCCCGGCCTGGGACGGCGCGCCACTCAACGGCAAGCGCATTCTGGTACACGGCGAACAGGGATACGGCGACACGATCCAGTTCGCCCGCTACCTCCCGATGGTGGCGCAGCGGGGGGGCGTCGTCATCGCCGAGTGCCAGTCCGCCGCTCTCATCCCCCTCATGGAGAGCATCCCGGGCGTAAGCGAGGTCTGCGTCATGGGGGAAGAGCTTCCCCCCTTCGACCTCGAGTCGCCGCTTCTCTCGCTCCCCCACATCTTCGGCACCGAGCTGGATACCGTTCCGGACCGCGTCCCGTACCTCGCGCCACCCCCGGAGCGGCTCGCCCACTGGCGCGAAAAGCTCTCCGGCGATCCCGGGTTCAAGGTCGGGCTCGTCTGGGCCGGCAAGCCGCTTCCCGACCCCTTCCGCAGCTGCCCCATCGCGGAACTCACCCCCCTCTCCGAGGTTCCCGGGGTGACGCTCTACTCCCTGCAGGTGGGTGAGGAGGGGGCGAAAGCGCATGAGTGTCCGGGGCTCGTCGACCTGACCGCCGGCATCCGCGACTTCGGTGACACCGCTGCGCTCATCGCCGGGCTCGACCTCGTCATCTCCGTTGACACCTCGGTGGCACACCTGGCCGGGGCGCTCGGCAAGCCGGTCTCGCTTCTCCTCCCCATGGCGGGGGATTACCGCTGGCTCGTGGCACGGGAGGATTCCCCCTGGTACCCGACCATGCGTCTTTTCCGGCAGAAGCTCCAAGGGGAGTGGGGCGAAGTGGTGCAAAGGGTGCGCGCGGCGCTTCTCGGCGCGGCGCTCTCCTTCTGGGAGGGGGCCCTCGCCAGGCGCCCCTTCGACGGGACCGCCCATTACCTCTGCGGCACCCTCTTGGCTGCAACCGGCAAGCCGCGCGAGGCGACGGTGCGCCTCACCAAGGCGGCCCAGATCCTGCCCGGGCGCTGGGAGCCGCATTACGCCCTTGCCGGCGCGCTGCAGCAGATGGGGAGGATGGCCGAGACGCGCGAGGCGCTTGAGGCGGCCCTCGCCCTTGAGAAGGAAGCCCCCCTGCTGCACGAGGCCCTCGGGATCGCGCGGCAGATGGAGGGGGATCTCCCGGGCGCTGCGGCTGGCTACCGGGAGGCGCTGCGCCTGGACCCCTCCCTCGTGAAGGCCCGCTACAACCTCGCCACCGTCTGCAAGGAGCTGGGGCTTTTCGAGGAAGCGCTGGAGGAGTTACGGGAGGTGGTGCGCCGCGCCCCGGAACACGGCGACGCGCACTGGAACCTGGCCGTGCTCCTGCTCATGCGCGGCGACCTCGCCGCCGGGTGGCGCGAGTTTGTCTGGCGCTTCAAGAAAAGCAGCGAGGCTCCGGCGCGGCGCTTTCAGGAGTATCCCGCCTGGGACGGCGCCCCGCTTGCCGGGCGGGCCCTCCTTTTGTGGGGCGAGCAGGGGGCGGGGGACACGCTGCAGTTTCTGCGCTACGTGCCGCTTGCCGCCGAACGGGGGGGGCGCGTGCTGGTAGAGGTGCAATCCGCTTCCCTTGTCGAGGTCGCCCGCGGCGCGGCCGGGGTAGCCGCCGTCTTCGCTCGCGGCGAGGAACTTCCCCCCTTCGACCTGCAGGCCTCGCTCATGGATCTTCCCGGCATCTTCGGCACCGAACTTGCCGAGGTACCGAGCCGGGTCCCTTACCTCCGGGTCGACCCGACGCGCCTCGAGCACTGCCGTTTACTGGTCCGGGAGGACGGGACGTTCAGGGTTGGGCTCGTCTGGCGCGGCAACCCGGCCCACCCCAACGACCGGAACCGCTCGCTCCCGGCGTCGGCGCTCGCAACACTCGGCCATCTTCCCGGCGTGAGCTTCTATTCCCTGCAGGTGGGAGGGAGCGGGGAACTCCCTCTCCCGGCGACCGACCTTGCCCCGGCAATCGGGGACTACGCCGATACCGCGGCGCTGCTAAGCCGCCTCGACTTGATCATCGCCGTGGACACCTCGGTGGCACACCTGGCCGGCGCGCTCGGCATCCCGGTATGGCTTCTCGTCCCCTTCGTCCCCGACTGGCGCTGGATGACCGGTCGTGAGGACTCACCCTGGTACCCGACCATGCGTCTGTTCCGCCAGGAGCGGCCCGGTGACTGGGATGGGGTACTCTTCCGGCTGCGCGCGGGCCTCGCCGGGCTCGTCGCGGGAACCGGCGCCGGGGCTCCCGCTGTCCCTCCTCCCACGGCTACGGCCGGCCAAGGCTCCCGGGCGGAGCTCCTCAACGACGAGGGGTGCGCGCTCGACGAGGTGGGGAGGCAGGAAGAAGCGGTTGAACGCTACCGGGAGGCGGTCCGGCTCGCCCCGGAGTTCATCGCACCCCACTACAACATGGGGAACAGCCTCTACACGCTCGGGCGCAACGGCGAGGCGATCGACTGCTACCGGCGCGCCCTCGCCCTCGACCCGGCGCTGCCCCAGGCCTGGCACAACCTGGCGCTCGCCCTGAAGGCGCAAGGTGCGCTCGATGAGGCGCTGCACGCGCTAAAAAGGGCGGTCGCGGCGGCCCCGGATTACCTCGCTGCCCGGCACAACCTGGGCGAGCTGTACCACGAGACCGGGGCGCTGGAGCGCGCCGAGGAGACCTTCCGCGCCATCCTGGCGAGCGATCCCGGCTACCTCCCTTCATGGAACGCGCTCGGCATCACCCTGCAGATCCAGGGACGCCTGGAGGAGGCGGTGCAATGCTACCGCACTGCGCTCTCCCGCAACCCGGACTACCTGCACGCCCTCAACAACCTCGGTTCGGCGAGCCGTGCCTTGGGGCATCTGGACGAGGCGATCGTCTGCTACCGCAGGGTCCTGGAGCTCGACCCTTCCTACGCCGACGCCCGCTGGAACCTCTCCCTGGTCGAGCTGCAACTCGGGCGCTATCGCGAAGGGTGGCCGGGCTACGAGTCGCGCTTCGAGAAGGTCGATCCCATCCTGCGTCCGCAGTTTTCGGCCCCCGCCTGGGACGGCTCTTCTCTGGCGGGACGGACCATACTGCTTCACGCCGAGCAGGGCTTCGGGGACACCTTTCAGTTCGTGCGCTACGCGCCGCTTCTCGCGGCGCAGGGGGGGCGCGTGCTGGTGCAGTGCCAGGGGGCGCCGATCGCGGCGGTCCTTGCCACCGTCCCCGGCGTGGAACGTGTGCTCCTGCGCGAGGACCCGTTACCCCGCTTCGACTGCCACGCATCGCTCATGAGCCTCCCTTTCCTGTGCGGCACCGAACTCGCCACGGTGCCGGCGCACATCCCCTACCTCTTCGCAGACCCGCTCCTCGTCGAGCGTTGGCGTCCCCGCATCCCGGTCGGCGGCTTGCGTGTCGGACTCGTCTGGGCGGGTAGAAAGAGCTACAAGGACGATCTGAAACGCTCGCTGTCGCTGCCGCTCTTCGCGCCGCTCGCCGGGGTCCCCGGCATGAGCCTCTGCGCGCTGCAGGTGGGGGACGGCGCCGAACAGGCGGCCCACCCGCCGCCGGGGATGGCGCTTACCGACTTGGGAAGCTCCATCAGGAGCTTCGCCGACACTGCCGCCATCCTGGCCCAACTCGACCTCGTCATCTCCGCGGACACCGCGGTGGCGCACCTGGCCGGGGGGATGGGGGTGCCGGTCTGGGTGCTTCTGCCCGCGGCATGCGACTGGCGCTGGCTCATGGAACGGGAGGACTCCCCCTGGTACCCGACGGCGCGCCTTTTCCGGCAGAAACGGCGCGGCGACTGGGGGGAGGTGCTCGAGCGGGTGGCGCGTGAGCTGGCAACCCTCACGGCAAAGGGCGACAAGGAGAGCATCCGGTGACCGACCGTTTTACCGAATTGAACCAGGCACTGTCGGAAAACCGCGTCGAGCGTGCGGGCGAGCTCTGCGCTGCGCTTTTGCGTGAGGAGCCCGACAACGTCGAGCTGCTGACCCTTGCCGGCGCCATCGCCAGACAGCGGGGTGGGCTGGTAGAGGCCCAGGAGCTCTTCTCCCGCGCCGCCGTGCTCGATCCGAACCGTGCCGAGGCGCACAACAACCTGGGGGTGATCCTGGAGGAGATGGGGCGACCGGACGAGGCGGCCGCATCGTACCGGCGCGCGCTCGGGTTGCGCTCGGAGTACCCGGAGGCGCTCGGGAACCTGGGCAACGCCCTCCTGAAGCTCGGCCGCATCACCGAGGCGGTCGACCGTTTCTGCGACGCCATCGCCCTCGATCCGAACTTCGTCGACGCCTTTTATCACCTGGGGCACGCCCTGCGCCGCCAGTCGGAGTGGGGGGGGGCGGTGCAGTGCTACCGCAAGGTCGTGGAGCTGCAACCGGACCACGTGAAGGGATGGGTGAACCTGGGAGGGGCGCTCCTCGCGCTGAACCGGTTCGACGAGGCGATCGACGCGCAGCGCGCGGCGCTCTCGGTGGATCCGCAAAACGCGGACGCCCACTGGAACCTGGCTCTCGCCCTCCTCGTCACCGGGGATTACCCGGAGGGGTGGCGCGAGTATCAGTGGCGCCTGAAGGACCCGGGCGCCGGACTGGCCGAAGGGGGATGGGACGGCTCCCCGCTTGCCGGGCGCACCCTTTTCGTGCGCGCCGAGCAGGGGTTCGGCGACGCCATCCAGTTCTTCCGCTACGCCCAGCTCCTCGCCCGGCGCGGCGAGCGGGTGCTGCTCGAGTGCCGCCGCGAGCTCCTGCCGCTTTTCGCTGCCCAGGCTGACGACATCACCCTGGTCGCCGCCGGGGACGAGCCCCCCCGCTTCGACACCTGGTGCTACCTGATGAGCCTGCCGCACCTTCTGGGGACGACGCTTGCGAGCATCCCGGCGCAACAACCCTGCATCGCGGCGGATCGGGAGCGCGCCGCCTCCTGGCGGGAGAGACTCGCGCCGGATGCGGGGTTCAGGGTCGGCCTCGTGTGGGCCGGGAGCGCCGGGTACAAGAACGACCGCTACCGGTCGCTGCCGGTGCGGGAGCTCCTCCCGGTGGCCCGCATCCCCGGGGTGACGCTCTACAACCTGCAGCTGGGGGCTCCACCCGAAGACCTCGCCCTGCTTTCCGCATCCGGGGACGTGCGCGATTTCAGCGCGGAGTTGAGGAACTTCGCCGACACCGCCGCTCTCATCGGGGAGCTTCACGCCGTCGTTTCGGTGGACACCGCGGTGGCGCACCTGGCGGCGGCGATGGGTAAGCCGGTGCACCTCATGCTCCCCTTTTCCTGTGACTGGCGCTGGCTCGCCGGACGCCGCGATTCCCCGTGGTACCCGAGTGTCACCCTCTACCGGCAGGCGACCCCCGGGGAGTGGGGAGCGGTGGTCGCGGCGCTGGCAAAGGAGCTCTTCCTCGCCCCCCGTTCGGACCTCGACCCGAATCTCATCTTCCGTGAGGCGAACCGGCTGCGGGGCGCTGGGGATCCGGACGGGGCGGTACGCGTCTACCGGGCCCTGCTCGTCCGGTGCCCGGACCTAGCCGAGGCGCACAACAACCTGGGGCTTGCCCTGCTGGACCAGGGGATGGACGCCGAGGCGGAGGCTAGTTTCCGGCGCGCCCTGGAACTGAACCCGGGGCTTGCCGATGCCTGCAACAACCTGGGGACCCTGCTCGTCTCGCGCGGCGCGCACGTGGCGGCCGTGCCGCTGTTCCGGCGTGCCCTGGCGCTGAACCCCGGCTATCTTCCCGCATACGCGAACCTCGGCTCCTGCCTCCAGGTCCTCGAGGAGCCGGCGCAGGCGGTCGCGCTGTACCGCGAGGCGATCGCCCGGGACCCCCGCTTTTTCGAGGCTCGCGTCAACCTGGGGACCGCGTACCAGGACCTGATGCAGCCGCACGATGCCATCGCCACCTACGAGGAGCTCCTCGCCATGGCGCCCGAGCGCCCGGACGCGCACTGGAACCTGGCGCTCAGCCTCCTGTCGATCGGCGAGTACCGGCGCGGCTGGCAGGAGTACGAGTGGCGCCTCGCCGGGGCGAAGGCCGAACTCCCGCTCCCGTTCTGGCGCGGCGAGGACCTCTGCGGGCGCACCATCCTCCTGCAGTGCGAGCAGGGGCTCGGCGACACGCTGCAGTTCGTACGTTACGCCCCGCTCGTGGCGGAGCGCGGGGGAAAGGTGGTGGTGCGCTGCCAGCTCCCCACCCTGAAGCCGCTCATCGCCCGCGTCCCCGGGGTGTGCGCGGTCTGCGCCCCGGGGGACGCGATCCCTCCCTGCGAGCTCCAGGTGCGGCTTGCGAGCCTCCCGCATCTCTTCGCCACCACGCTGGAGCGGATGCCGCCGTGGCGCCCCTATCTCATCCCGCACCCCCGGCGCGCCGCGCTCTGGGATCTCGCCCTCGAAGAGGGAGGACGCCTCAGGGTGGGGCTCGTCTGGCGCGGCGGCCCCCTGCCGAGAAACCGCGCCTGCCCGTTCAAGGAGTTCGCCCTCCTCGCCGATATGGAGGGGGTGGCCTTCTTCTCGCTGCAGCTTGGCGAGGCGCCCGACCCGGAGGTCCTCACCGCCGCCGACCTGGGACCCCGGATCGGGGACTTCGACGACACGGCGGCGATCGTCGCCGGCCTCGACCTCCTGGTCACGGTCGACACCGCGGCGGCCCACCTGGCAGGCGGGATGGGGGCGCCGGTCTGGCTCATGCTCCCTCACTCCTGCGACTGGCGCTGGTTCGCTGACCGGGATGATTCCCCCTGGTACCCGACCATGCGCATCTTCAGGCAGGAGCGCCCGGGCGACTGGCAGGGGGTGCTGCGCCGCGTCCGGGCCGGGCTAGAGGAGAAGCTGAAGCGTCGATAATTTGACAAAAATAATCGCAACGGGGCGATTTTCCGCTAAAGTTCCTACCCCGCAGTGTCGATATTCCTTACAAAAGCGCAGGACGCGCCGGCGAGTTCGCCGTTGGGCAGGATGCCCGGGAATCAGACATCGTCGGCACGCAACCATCAACCAGGTTTCACAACCCGGCAAGAATGCCGGTAAAAACCCAGAAAAGGAGAAACACCATGAGCACCAGCGACATCTCTCTCACCGCAGGCATGAGGACCAACCTTCTCAACCTCCAACAGACCAGCAAGCTGCTGAACAGGACCCAGGAAAGGCTTTCCTCCGGCAAGCAGGTCAACTCCGCGCTCGACAACCCGACCAACTACTTCGCAGCGCAGAACGCCACCCAGCGCGCCAGCGACCTCGCTGACCGCAAGGACGGCATGGCAGAAGCGGTGCAGACCGTTTCCGCAGCCAACGCCGGCATCACCGCCATCACCGGCCTGATCAACGCGGCCAAAGGTATCGCGCAGTCCGCCCTTTCCACCAGCGACACCACGACCAGGTCCACGCTGTCGACCCAGTACAACACCATTCGGGCCCAGATCGACAACGTCTCCTCCGACTCCGGGTACCGTGGCCTCAACCTGCTGAGCGCGACCAACACCCTGACCGTAAACTTCAACGAGGACGCAAGCTCCAGCCTCGACGTGAAAGGCTTCCTCGCCAACGCGTCCGGCCTGAGCCTCACCACCGCAAGCGGCTCGTGGGCTGCCAACTCCGACATCACCACCGACACCGCGAAGATGGACACCGCGATCTCGACCCTCAGGACCAACACCCAGACCCTGGCTGCGAACCTGAACGTCATCACCATCCGTCAGAACTTCACTGACTCGATGATCAACACGTTGCAGACCGGTGCTGACAACCTGACCCTGGCGGATATGAACCAGGAAGGCGCCAACATGCTGATGCTGCAGACTCGCCAGAGCTTGGGCACCACCTCGCTCTCGATGTCTTCCCAGGCAGCCCAGGCCGTCCTCAGGCTGTTCTAACCCTAGCTTTGCGGAGCGGGGAGACCCGCTCCGCAATCCCTCTTCACCGGGGGTAGCATATGTTAATAGACCGGCTGCAACCAGAGAGCGTTCCCATCGCTTCCGCTTCTCTCCCCTCCTCCCACTCCAGCTACGTCCAGAATCCCCAGACCGAAAAACAAAAACCCGCAGACCTCTTAATCGCCGACCAGGTGCTCGTCTCCGAGCAAGGCGATCCCCGCATCGGCGACATCGCCAGGCAAAACGAGCGTAAAAACTCCGCCGCGGCTGCCATCCACAGGACGGACGAGGCGGCGCGGGAAATGGGTCAAAGGATTGACAAGCTGAAGGAACCTCTCGAAACCATCGTGAAGAATTTCCCTCCCTTCGCACCGCAAGACAAGGAAAGGGTCAAGCTGCTGAGATCCTACAACGCGATCCGTAAAGAGATCGACCAGCTCACCGTTCCCGCGCCTCCTTCCGTCGTCGAGGCCCGCAAGCTGGCGGAGCTTCCCGAGCCGCTCTCCATGAACGTGAACGACAGTCAAATTGCTGACCACGTGGACAAACTTGACGCAGCGGCCCGGTCGCTGCAGGCCATGCGCGGCGACATCGCCGCCGACACCGCGTCCTTATTGCACGACGGGCGCTTCGCCGCCATATTTGCCGCTCCTAAAAGCTCGGAATCGTTGAGTTTGGCTCCGATAGTCTCCGATGCGGGCGCCGCGCAAAAAAGTGTCGAGGTTGGCCAGCAATTTGCAGATTCAGTTGCTCAGGGGGTGACGCTGCAACGCCCTCAATTCCTGAAAGGGTTGAGCTAACTGACATGTCCCTGAAAATCACCTTGAAGAGCAACGAGCGGCTGATCGTGGGCGGCGCAGTGGTCAGAAATGGCGGCAAGGGTACCGTACTGTTCATCGAGAACACGGTTCCCATCCTGCGCGAAAAGGACATCCTGGGCGAGAAGGACATCACCACGCCCTGCAAGCGCGTCTATTTCACCATCCAGCTCATGTACATCGACGAGCCGAACGTACCGACCTACGTGAAGACGTATGCGGAACTGGCCACCGAGATACTGAAGGCGGCGCCGAGCACGCAGCCCCTCATCGAGCAGCTGAACGAACGGATCGAGGCTGGCAGCTACTACCAGGCCCTCAAAATTGCGAAGAATCTCATCGAGTACGAAGAGGAGCTACTGAAAAATGCAAACTAACAACGCGATCAAGGAGTACGTCGGTATCCAGAAGGAGAGCATGTCGGGACGCGAGCTCGAGGCCTCCGTGCTGACCAAGGCGGGGCTGATGCTCAAGGCCGTCCAGGATAACTGGGATGCCCCGGACCGCGAGGCGAAGATGCTGGAGGCGATCAAGTACAACCAGAAGGTCTGGAGCTTCTTCCAGGCCGAGCTGACCGAGCCGAACCACCCGATGCCGGTAAAGCTGAGGGAGGACCTCCTCAACCTGAGCCTGTTCGTGGACAAGAGGTTCTTCGAGGTGATGGCCTACCCCTCCCCGGAGAAGCTCTCCATCGTTATCGACATCAACTTCAACATCGCCGCCGGTCTAAGGACCACCCCCCCGGCGGAAGGTTAGCAGCACGGCAGCTCTTCGAGGGGAGGAGGGACGAGTTCCTTTCTCCCCTGCGAGGGGCCGCGTCCGCAGAAGACCCCGCCGCTGCAACCTCCCGCACCCCATCTACCTCATTCCCGCAGTAAAAGTAACGACCTGCGTCCCTTCCGGCGCTATTCCCGCTCCCCCCTCATTTGCGCGCAGAGATCGCGAAGCACATCCTCGAGTTCCCGCGTCACCCCCGCCGCGTCCAGAAGCGGAGAACGCTCCAGCCGCTGCCGTGCGTCGCCCCTGAAGGAGGCGAGGGCCCCGGTGTCGGCGGCCACCCGGCGTGCCATCTCGACGTACTGCGCCTCGCTCGTCGTCACCAGGTCGGCGAGGCCGCAACTGGTGAGGAGGGTCGCCCCGGTGCGCGAGGCGTGGCGATCGCCGGCGAGGGTGATCACGGGGACCCCCATCCAGAGCGCCTCGCAGGTGGTCGTGGTGCCGTTGTATGGGAAGGTGTCCAGTGCGACGTCGACGCGCCGGTACTGCGCCAGGTGCTCTTGCGAAGTGGGCTGCCCGGCATCGAGCTCGATGCGCCCGGGCGCGATCCCCTGCGCCTCGAACAGTGCCAGGATGCGGCGGCGCACCCCCTCATCACCGAGCGGCTGCGCCTTTACGAGCATGCCCGACCCCGGGACGGCATGGAGTACGCGGCTCCAGAGTGCTATCACCTCGGGCGTCGCCTTCGCGAGGTTGTTGAAGGAGCCGAAGGTGACGTGCCCGGTCTCGAGACAGGGGGGCGGGGCGACCGGCGGCGCCGCATCGGGGGGGAGATAGCAGCAAAAGACCCGCGGCAGCCGGACGAGACGCTCGCTGTGGCAGCTCTCCCCCTCACCCGGCGGATCGGCGATGGCGTCGGTGATGCGGACGTCGATCACCTTGAGGCCGGTTGTGTCGGGGTAGCCGATCCAGGTTGCCTGGAGCGGCGCGGGGCGCAGCGCGAAGAGCGGCAGGCGGTTTCCCGAGGTGTGCCCGGCCAGATCAACGAGGATGTCGATGCCGTCGGCGGCGATCATCGCGGCGGCCTGCGCGTCCGGGACGCCGTGGATGTCGCGCCACTGCTCGACGAGCCCCTTCAGCCGCTCCGTGGTCCGGTCGGCGCGGGGAAGGTTCGCGTAGCAGAAAACCTCGAAAAGGGCGCGGTCGTGCTCCCTGATGACCGGCTCGATGAAGCTTGCCACGGAGTGCTGCCTGAAGTCGGGGGAGACGTAGCCGATCCTGATGCGCCCCCCCTGCGGTCGGGATGCCGGCACCGGCGCGCCGGGCGCCGGGCGGAAGGGGCGGGTGCGGGCGGCCTTCAAGTGTTCGGCGAAGATGAAACGGTGGCTGAACCCAGGCGTGTAGTGCAGGGCGAAGAGCATGTTCTGGCGGGCGTCCAGGTGGTCGGGATCGAGGCGCAGTACGGCGCGGTATGCCTCTATGGCGTCGAGGCTCCTCCCTTGGGCCTGCAGCACGTTCGCCAGGTTGTAGCGAAGGGGCACCGATGCGGCATCGCAAGCGACACCCCGATCCAGTTCCTCCTCCGCTTCCGTGAGGCGCCCCCCCTCTTTCAGAAGCAAGGCGAGGTTGATGCGCGCCTGCTGAAAGGAAGGATCGAGGCCCAGGGCGTTGCGATAGCACTCTTCTGCCTGCTCCTCCTGTCTTAGCTGCCGCAGTGCCGTCCCGAGCGCGTTCAGGGCCTTGACGTGCTCCGGCTCCAGAGACAGGACGCGCAGCAGCAGCCCCACGGCCTCTTCCGGGAAACCGTCATCTCCCCTGAGTACGGCGAGCAGGTACCCGGCGGCGGTGTTTTCCTGCCGTGCAAGCCCCCTCAGCCGATCGCACGCCTCCTCACGCATCCCCTTCTTCAGGAGCAGCTCGACGTACCTAAGCCCCGGCTCGTCCGCGCCGCGGCCTTCGGCGGAGCCAAGCCGTTCCTGCCGGTGGCACCATCTCTCCCAGGCGCCCGCGAGGGCGTCCTCGAAGCTGCGCGTGAAGCCGGCACCGTCGGTAAGCGGTGCGGCGTCCATGGTCGGGCGCAGCGTTCTTCTAAGGGCTGCAAGGCGCTCCGGGTCCCCGGCGAGTGCGCGGGCGGTCGCCACGAAGCCCCCCGAGTCCCCCGCCGCGAGTTCCGAGAGTCCCACGGCGCAAAGAAGCGAGGCACCGACCCGCGCGCGGTGCGAGGCGCCGGTCAGGGTGACCACCGGGACCCCCATCCAGAGCGCTTCGCACGTGGTGGTCGTGCCGTTGTAGGGGAAGGTGTCCAGGGCGATGTCGACCTCGCCGTACAGGGCGAGGTGATCGCGGTAGGAGGGGGTGTTGCCGGTGAGGGTGAGTCTCTCCCGCTCGATGCCGTGCGCGGCGAAGGCCTCTTCGAAGCCCTTGGCGGTTTCGGGGCAGGCGAGGGAGTATCCCTTGAGCAGCATGCGCGAGCCCGGGACCGCGCGCAGCACCTCCGACCAGAGCGCCACCGTCTCCGGGGTGATCTTCGCGGGGTTGTTGAAGGAGCCGAAGGTGATCCGCCGCGTTGCGAGCGCCGGCAGTTCGGCGACCTCGGGCGCCTCCTCGGGAGGGGCGAAGCAGGAAAACGGACCGGGCAGGCGGATGAGTTCCTCGGTGTGAAAGCGCTCGGTCGTCCCGGGAGGATCGCATACGGCGTCGGTGATGCGGTAATCGATGGCGGCAAGGCCGGTGGAGAAGG is a genomic window of Geomonas ferrireducens containing:
- a CDS encoding tetratricopeptide repeat protein — protein: MTDRFTELNQALSENRVERAGELCAALLREEPDNVELLTLAGAIARQRGGLVEAQELFSRAAVLDPNRAEAHNNLGVILEEMGRPDEAAASYRRALGLRSEYPEALGNLGNALLKLGRITEAVDRFCDAIALDPNFVDAFYHLGHALRRQSEWGGAVQCYRKVVELQPDHVKGWVNLGGALLALNRFDEAIDAQRAALSVDPQNADAHWNLALALLVTGDYPEGWREYQWRLKDPGAGLAEGGWDGSPLAGRTLFVRAEQGFGDAIQFFRYAQLLARRGERVLLECRRELLPLFAAQADDITLVAAGDEPPRFDTWCYLMSLPHLLGTTLASIPAQQPCIAADRERAASWRERLAPDAGFRVGLVWAGSAGYKNDRYRSLPVRELLPVARIPGVTLYNLQLGAPPEDLALLSASGDVRDFSAELRNFADTAALIGELHAVVSVDTAVAHLAAAMGKPVHLMLPFSCDWRWLAGRRDSPWYPSVTLYRQATPGEWGAVVAALAKELFLAPRSDLDPNLIFREANRLRGAGDPDGAVRVYRALLVRCPDLAEAHNNLGLALLDQGMDAEAEASFRRALELNPGLADACNNLGTLLVSRGAHVAAVPLFRRALALNPGYLPAYANLGSCLQVLEEPAQAVALYREAIARDPRFFEARVNLGTAYQDLMQPHDAIATYEELLAMAPERPDAHWNLALSLLSIGEYRRGWQEYEWRLAGAKAELPLPFWRGEDLCGRTILLQCEQGLGDTLQFVRYAPLVAERGGKVVVRCQLPTLKPLIARVPGVCAVCAPGDAIPPCELQVRLASLPHLFATTLERMPPWRPYLIPHPRRAALWDLALEEGGRLRVGLVWRGGPLPRNRACPFKEFALLADMEGVAFFSLQLGEAPDPEVLTAADLGPRIGDFDDTAAIVAGLDLLVTVDTAAAHLAGGMGAPVWLMLPHSCDWRWFADRDDSPWYPTMRIFRQERPGDWQGVLRRVRAGLEEKLKRR
- a CDS encoding flagellin N-terminal helical domain-containing protein, giving the protein MSTSDISLTAGMRTNLLNLQQTSKLLNRTQERLSSGKQVNSALDNPTNYFAAQNATQRASDLADRKDGMAEAVQTVSAANAGITAITGLINAAKGIAQSALSTSDTTTRSTLSTQYNTIRAQIDNVSSDSGYRGLNLLSATNTLTVNFNEDASSSLDVKGFLANASGLSLTTASGSWAANSDITTDTAKMDTAISTLRTNTQTLAANLNVITIRQNFTDSMINTLQTGADNLTLADMNQEGANMLMLQTRQSLGTTSLSMSSQAAQAVLRLF
- a CDS encoding flagellar biosynthesis repressor FlbT; the protein is MSLKITLKSNERLIVGGAVVRNGGKGTVLFIENTVPILREKDILGEKDITTPCKRVYFTIQLMYIDEPNVPTYVKTYAELATEILKAAPSTQPLIEQLNERIEAGSYYQALKIAKNLIEYEEELLKNAN
- the flaF gene encoding flagellar biosynthesis regulator FlaF encodes the protein MQTNNAIKEYVGIQKESMSGRELEASVLTKAGLMLKAVQDNWDAPDREAKMLEAIKYNQKVWSFFQAELTEPNHPMPVKLREDLLNLSLFVDKRFFEVMAYPSPEKLSIVIDINFNIAAGLRTTPPAEG